The following are from one region of the Camelus ferus isolate YT-003-E chromosome 13, BCGSAC_Cfer_1.0, whole genome shotgun sequence genome:
- the LOC106730321 gene encoding translation initiation factor IF-2-like has translation MPSEGRSSHAALKVRVGAPCAVIRVGTNLLAPPVGRGQHLSLQQPQILPDLQLLQILAHGAFLDQARMQLHDKEPRLFLEVTHTVKTKERKKQAAASAALMMPKEGTELVISQVFPLGAQTEGLEADKTESLLHSNFDVNMAPLGQESAGGRSDSLNVAPHTPGGLYRDVGKGRNHRSSQRSHLAHPTRPHPPGSLIWNLEAEHQQQQLPAPLPLPRAPASLGQWPSRRRPRPRGRGDRARGSGRIGQQVLTGARTAQPGSSPARGERSLRAARASPLPAAATPGPAACAAAPGLPSARPPPAAAAARGAGARPGAAGAAVAAEGGGGDRRARPFAGGDRGCAACGAEWERGRRGPATVGRSQGPGGPSAPHLPPPPRRGGPGGRRDQPGRGRFSWLVTETVLQLFWAPLRVCLGPAPGSFRTRQTEDLATRAPGRCPLRRRCERALAGALPLRASRPGAGPGAPARLRAYGRRLTTEPSGSLKGLFSPFIQASLWSKGKRVS, from the exons ATGCCGTCTGAAGGCAGAAGTAGCCATGCTGCTCTGAAGGTCCGTGTAGGGGCACCATGTGCTGTTATACGTGTTGGCACTAATCTGCTGGCTCCCCCTGTTGGCAGAGGGCAGCATCTGAGCCTGCAGCAACCCCAGATTCTGCCAGATCTTCAGCTTCTCCAAATCCTGGCACATGGAGCCTTTCTGGACCAGGCACGCATGCAGCTCCATGACAAAGAACCCCGGCTTTTCCTGGAGGTCACCCACACTGTCAAGACTAAAGAAAG GAAGAAGCAGGCTGCAGCATCCGCAGCTCTGATGATGCCCAAAGAGGGCACAGAACTGGTCATAAGCCAAGTATTTCCTCTTGGAGCACAGACAGAAGGACTGGAAGCAGACAAAACTGAGAGCTTGCTGCATTCGAATTTCGATGTAAATATGGCTCCGTTGGGCCAGGAAAGTGCTGGGGGAAG ATCTGACTCGCTGAACGTTGCACCGCACACTCCGGGAGGTTTGTACCGCGATGTGGGAAAAGGACGGAATCACAGAAGCAGCCAGCGGAGCCACCTGGCTCACCCCACCCGACCCCACCCGCCCGGGTCGCTCATCTGGAACCTAGAAGCAGAG CACCAACAGCAGCAGCTCCCCGCGCCCCTGCCGCTCCCGCGGGCGCCGGCGTCCCTAGGGCAGTGGCCGTCCCGGCGGCGGCCGAGACCTCGGGGGCGTGGGGACAGAGCAAGGGGGTCTGGGAGGATCGGGCAGCAGGTACTCACCGGGGCGAGGACAGCCCAGCCCGGGTCCTCGCCTGCCCGCGGCGAGCGGTCCCTCCGCGCCGCCCGCGCTTCCCCGCTTCCCGCGGCCGCCACCCCGGGCCCGGCCGCCTGCGCCGCTGCTCCGGGGCTCCCCTCCGCCCGCCCACCACCCGCGGCTGCCGCAGCTCGGGGCGCCGGCGCTCGACCCGGAGCAGCTGGAGCAGCTGTCGCTGCCGAAGGGGGTGGAGGCGACCGACGGGCCAGACCATTCGCGGGCGGCGACCGGGGGTGCGCGGCGTGCGGAGCCGAGTGGGAGCGAGGACGCCGGGGACCGGCGACGGTTGGGAGGAGCCAAGGGCCGGGGGGCCCCTCGgcgccccacctccccccacccccgcgccgGGGGGGGCCTGGGGGCCGGAGGGACCAACCGGGGAGGGGCCGCTTTTCCTGGCTGGTGACGGAGACAGTGCTTCAGCTTTTCTGGGCCCCCCTCCGGGTTTGCCTTGGTCCCGCTCCGGGCTCCTTTAGAACCCGGCAAACAGAGGACCTAGCAACGCGGGCGCCTGGGCGGTGTCCCCTCCGCAGGAGATGCGAAAGGGCGCTGGCCGGAGCCCTGCCCTTGCGCGCCTCCCGCCCCGGCGCGGGCCCGGGGGCGCCGGCCCGGCTCAGAGCTTACGGCCGACGTCTCACCACCGAACCGAGCGGGTCCTTGAAGGGACTCTTCAGCCCTTTTATCCAAGCATCTCTGTGGAGCAAAGGAAAAAGG GTTTCATAG